In the genome of Flexistipes sinusarabici DSM 4947, one region contains:
- a CDS encoding ABC transporter permease yields the protein METEDLRVKLENIIIRNLTVRKFKTFLSIICILTAVASIFSVYKISTKLENEVSKSFDEIGANLVITPDYKNKAVLTADDIIKINSIKNKENVAVIAPKLIKSLEVNGNTVPVVGVDFPYELQLNKKLWKLRGEKPSAVNDAVAGAAVAEELNLTTGDTVNIQGKRFNIKAVLEPTGTADDRIMFVNLLTLQQLAGSKYQLNLIEVAAYCFTCPLPQISSQIQNKLPYANVFKVSDALKTREATVEKFSLYSRVIEGFIIITVSFLLFLINISLVNERMKEFGILRALGYRKFQIIEMLLSENIIKGLAGAVSGYLLAVYTAKLWLSNLQIFSVTTSFNISELFIACVFSYLIVVMSSIIPAFRAARVDPLVVINE from the coding sequence ATGGAGACCGAGGATTTAAGGGTGAAACTTGAAAATATTATTATAAGAAATCTTACAGTCAGAAAGTTCAAAACTTTTCTGTCGATAATATGCATTTTGACAGCTGTAGCGAGTATTTTCTCTGTATATAAAATAAGTACCAAACTGGAAAATGAGGTTTCAAAAAGTTTTGATGAAATCGGTGCAAATCTTGTCATTACACCTGATTATAAAAACAAGGCAGTATTGACGGCGGATGATATTATAAAAATTAACTCTATTAAAAATAAAGAAAACGTAGCCGTGATAGCTCCAAAATTAATAAAAAGTCTGGAAGTTAATGGTAATACAGTACCGGTTGTGGGAGTGGACTTTCCCTATGAATTACAATTGAACAAAAAATTGTGGAAACTCCGGGGGGAAAAGCCCTCGGCTGTAAATGATGCGGTTGCCGGTGCAGCTGTCGCAGAAGAACTTAATCTTACCACAGGGGACACAGTAAACATACAGGGGAAAAGATTTAACATTAAAGCGGTATTGGAGCCTACAGGAACCGCCGATGACAGGATAATGTTTGTCAATCTGCTGACATTGCAGCAGCTTGCCGGGAGCAAGTATCAACTTAACCTGATCGAGGTGGCTGCTTACTGCTTTACGTGTCCCCTGCCTCAAATATCTTCCCAGATTCAGAATAAACTCCCCTATGCAAACGTTTTTAAAGTTTCAGATGCGCTAAAAACACGGGAAGCGACTGTGGAAAAATTCTCTCTGTATTCAAGGGTGATTGAGGGTTTTATAATTATCACAGTATCATTCCTGCTGTTTTTGATAAATATATCCCTTGTGAATGAGCGAATGAAGGAGTTTGGGATATTGAGGGCACTGGGTTACAGAAAGTTTCAGATAATAGAAATGCTTTTGAGTGAAAATATAATCAAAGGACTGGCGGGTGCTGTGTCCGGCTATCTACTGGCAGTGTACACTGCTAAATTGTGGCTGTCTAATCTGCAAATTTTTTCAGTAACGACTTCGTTTAATATTTCCGAGCTGTTCATCGCCTGTGTTTTTTCTTATCTGATTGTGGTTATGTCATCAATAATTCCGGCTTTTAGAGCGGCACGGGTGGACCCGCTTGTGGTTATAAATGAATAG
- a CDS encoding DsbA family protein gives MKKIVLATLVIMLGVAVYAATAGIKEDIADKVSQNFENNGVKNPNVEVKVVKKLERSDVYLVKLKVTGSNLKREIENYVLSDGNYIYPEAIDMVSGKKILETYKTEISKVNFTAEELEKMVFTKGTKGAENTIVVADDFECPYCRKAHFFMNDILKDIPEENYAFYVMNYPLQMHKQAKVFARIHYAAAEMGYDLMDEIFRYVGKGDYKNLNDEDIIDYFAKKTENEKQFKKIVASKEAEKNLEWNINKGKSLNISGTPAIFVNGKRIDGFNRQKISEYLNQLK, from the coding sequence ATGAAAAAAATTGTTTTGGCAACATTGGTAATTATGCTTGGAGTGGCTGTTTATGCTGCAACGGCAGGTATCAAAGAAGATATTGCAGACAAAGTCTCACAGAATTTCGAAAATAACGGGGTCAAGAACCCAAATGTTGAGGTTAAGGTTGTAAAGAAGTTGGAAAGATCGGATGTATATCTTGTAAAGTTAAAAGTTACAGGCAGTAACCTTAAAAGAGAAATAGAAAATTATGTGTTATCGGATGGTAATTATATCTATCCGGAAGCTATTGATATGGTGAGCGGAAAAAAAATTCTGGAGACTTACAAAACAGAGATTTCGAAGGTTAATTTTACTGCTGAAGAACTGGAGAAGATGGTTTTCACCAAGGGTACAAAAGGGGCTGAGAATACAATCGTTGTAGCGGATGATTTTGAGTGTCCTTATTGCAGAAAGGCTCACTTTTTCATGAATGACATTTTAAAGGATATACCGGAAGAAAATTATGCATTTTATGTCATGAACTATCCTTTGCAGATGCATAAACAAGCAAAAGTTTTTGCCAGGATTCACTATGCTGCAGCTGAAATGGGATATGATTTAATGGATGAAATATTCCGTTATGTTGGAAAAGGGGATTACAAAAATTTAAATGACGAAGATATTATCGATTACTTTGCTAAAAAGACGGAAAACGAAAAACAGTTCAAGAAGATTGTAGCCAGCAAAGAGGCTGAAAAAAATCTTGAATGGAATATAAATAAAGGCAAAAGCCTGAATATAAGCGGGACACCGGCAATTTTTGTTAATGGTAAAAGAATTGACGGGTTTAACAGGCAGAAAATCAGCGAATATCTGAATCAACTCAAGTAA
- a CDS encoding cytochrome c-type biogenesis protein, with protein sequence MNIMRKSSLIILTVLFLLSLFYSISYAERLDRALFKKIEANLMCTDGCGMYLKTCENATAQKMRKDIISMLTKGMNEKEIYGRMISVYGEEVMAAPPVSSKFNIIAWAGPFVAIIIGFIVIYICLDRWIFNSRKAEAGTDINEKEIEQYEDYLDEEIKKHY encoded by the coding sequence ATGAATATTATGCGAAAAAGCTCTCTGATCATTCTGACTGTTCTGTTTCTTCTCTCTCTCTTTTACAGCATTTCCTATGCCGAGAGATTGGACAGAGCGTTGTTTAAAAAAATTGAAGCCAACCTTATGTGTACTGACGGCTGCGGTATGTATCTTAAAACGTGTGAAAATGCCACAGCCCAGAAAATGCGTAAGGATATAATTTCCATGCTGACCAAGGGAATGAATGAAAAGGAGATATACGGCAGGATGATTTCCGTTTACGGAGAGGAAGTGATGGCGGCTCCGCCTGTAAGCAGCAAGTTTAATATAATTGCCTGGGCGGGTCCTTTTGTGGCTATAATTATCGGTTTTATCGTGATTTATATCTGTCTTGACCGCTGGATATTTAACAGCAGAAAAGCAGAAGCCGGTACAGATATAAATGAGAAGGAAATTGAACAGTACGAGGATTATCTGGATGAGGAAATTAAGAAACATTATTAG
- a CDS encoding ABC transporter ATP-binding protein, producing MNDFIKIDGLKKWYKSKGVTYEALKDVTLNLRKGEFVAIKGPSGSGKTTLLSILGTLLSPDEGNIRIDGIDITKLSQERKADFRAFYIGFIFQHFHLLPFLSVYENTMLPLSTIKKEKEYKKNLVEKALSTVGMLEKKNKLPSEISGGEQQRTAIARAIVNEPPLILADEPTGNLDSVNSTVIMEHFQILHEQGHTIVFVTHDMKMSEYADRVIHVEDGLVKEDEIFAKEDTIHV from the coding sequence ATGAATGATTTTATTAAAATCGACGGATTGAAGAAATGGTACAAATCAAAAGGTGTAACTTATGAAGCCTTAAAAGATGTAACGTTAAATTTGCGTAAAGGGGAATTCGTGGCAATTAAGGGGCCTTCAGGCTCCGGGAAAACCACACTGCTGAGTATTTTGGGAACACTCCTCTCTCCTGATGAAGGGAATATCCGTATTGACGGTATAGATATCACAAAACTCTCCCAGGAGCGGAAAGCTGATTTCAGAGCTTTTTATATCGGTTTTATTTTCCAGCATTTCCACCTGCTCCCCTTTTTATCCGTTTATGAAAATACAATGCTGCCTCTTTCTACTATTAAAAAAGAGAAGGAGTATAAGAAGAATCTTGTTGAGAAAGCTTTGTCGACAGTGGGGATGCTTGAAAAAAAGAATAAATTACCTTCTGAAATTTCCGGCGGTGAGCAGCAGAGAACGGCAATAGCAAGAGCAATTGTTAATGAGCCTCCTCTGATTCTGGCTGATGAGCCCACCGGCAATTTGGATTCGGTAAATTCTACTGTGATAATGGAACATTTCCAGATTCTTCATGAGCAGGGACACACGATAGTTTTTGTTACACACGATATGAAAATGAGTGAATACGCCGACAGAGTCATACATGTTGAAGACGGATTGGTAAAAGAGGACGAAATATTTGCAAAAGAGGATACAATTCATGTTTGA
- a CDS encoding DUF2318 domain-containing protein — MKKSEAKNKFEEDKFRYKGPNKLIIASTFFVILAVIGVFYVKSSNSNQIVSRYEGGDYRLNETFEYENSPISMTNIKSEIVGDKIKISLEKIKKNKLVYIEVEGSENALTAFITNAGRLVVAVAMCEPCRSKRFRIEEYNLVCETCGTRWNLNDLTGLSGGCPQYAPENLPYEVKGNYVYVDKNVVYEWRPRI, encoded by the coding sequence ATGAAGAAAAGTGAAGCAAAAAACAAATTTGAAGAGGATAAATTCCGATACAAGGGGCCGAATAAGCTGATTATTGCAAGCACATTTTTTGTTATATTGGCAGTCATCGGGGTTTTTTACGTTAAATCGTCAAACAGTAATCAGATTGTTTCAAGGTATGAAGGAGGGGACTACAGACTAAATGAGACGTTTGAATATGAAAATTCACCGATAAGTATGACCAATATAAAGAGTGAAATTGTTGGGGATAAAATAAAAATTTCTTTGGAAAAAATCAAGAAAAACAAGCTTGTTTATATAGAGGTGGAGGGTAGTGAGAATGCATTAACCGCTTTTATTACAAATGCCGGAAGACTTGTTGTGGCTGTGGCAATGTGCGAGCCCTGCAGATCCAAACGCTTCAGAATTGAGGAGTACAACCTGGTATGCGAAACGTGTGGAACGAGATGGAACCTGAACGATTTAACGGGGCTTTCCGGCGGCTGTCCTCAATATGCCCCTGAGAATCTGCCCTATGAGGTTAAGGGCAATTATGTTTACGTAGACAAAAATGTTGTATATGAATGGAGACCGAGGATTTAA
- a CDS encoding transposase, which produces MPRTKRFKINGDVGYYHVISRTVGGEFLLGDVEKEKLLSVIKQFSSLYFVSVIGYCIMDNHFHLLVKTSSILDVNDDELKQQLSKHNKIDSENISEAELLKYKEKLTDISEYVKSIKMTFSRWYNKRNNRKGYFWGDRFKSVLVENGESLLNMLAYIDLNPIRAGICSKPEEYRWCSFSNRLAKTRDDFLSFEGTEIDKIEDYLSFVYGVGKLERKSEEGAKGKIPDDSRPEINLWQHRIRYFSDTLVIGSKGFIEYAYKAFEDKITKKERKAHKIPIDLPSDLYSIRRLNSI; this is translated from the coding sequence ATGCCCAGGACAAAACGTTTTAAAATTAACGGAGATGTTGGATACTACCATGTGATCTCCCGGACAGTGGGCGGAGAGTTTTTGTTGGGAGATGTCGAAAAAGAAAAGCTTCTATCTGTTATAAAACAGTTCAGTTCACTGTATTTTGTAAGTGTTATTGGATATTGTATTATGGACAATCACTTTCATCTTCTTGTGAAAACATCATCCATATTGGATGTGAATGATGATGAGTTAAAACAACAATTATCAAAGCATAACAAAATTGATTCCGAAAATATATCAGAGGCTGAGTTGTTAAAATACAAAGAGAAGCTAACGGATATTTCCGAGTATGTAAAATCGATAAAAATGACGTTTTCCAGATGGTATAATAAAAGAAATAACCGCAAGGGCTATTTCTGGGGAGACAGGTTTAAAAGTGTTTTGGTGGAAAACGGTGAGAGTCTTTTGAATATGCTTGCTTACATTGATTTAAACCCTATACGAGCAGGAATCTGCAGTAAACCGGAGGAATACAGATGGTGCAGTTTTTCAAACAGACTGGCAAAAACGAGAGATGATTTTCTGAGTTTTGAGGGCACTGAGATTGATAAAATTGAAGATTATCTGTCATTTGTATATGGTGTGGGCAAACTGGAAAGGAAAAGTGAAGAAGGAGCAAAAGGTAAAATTCCAGATGATTCTCGCCCTGAAATAAATTTGTGGCAGCACAGGATCAGGTATTTTTCCGATACACTTGTAATAGGCTCCAAAGGCTTCATAGAATATGCATACAAAGCATTTGAGGATAAAATAACGAAGAAAGAACGAAAGGCGCATAAAATCCCAATCGATCTGCCGAGCGATTTATATTCCATCCGGCGGCTGAATAGTATTTGA
- a CDS encoding ABC transporter permease, producing the protein MFDIAFKRMKSSRKNTLFLIFVIGLPVFILSSLIIVSNALKREINGFVKDSEIIVKVKSAAESSVLNYKGVTITTGSTGGFFDGNFMDDVSGMENFSVNNIISKNITFRGREINISGMNIYPDGKKNISENGIIMGSRIAEELDIKEKDRIDIKGLRLQVESILKDNPAYAGSMIAPLKTAQNILNMDSMVSEINIYVPYKIYLNKKLDSFLAALKKQLPSGLEAYYVKDAKLQRLNFLDSMRGFYAMFIMTIFVSVVFIVFNYLLNNIKNQKIEAGVMSAVGFRMKNIIGIVSAENLMVAVAAIFAGFLLSVLSSFIITEYFIEVDFTMPVSAFYIWGVMIAVVASAVLAQTKNWIKTDPVKLIKNI; encoded by the coding sequence ATGTTTGATATTGCCTTTAAAAGGATGAAATCGAGCAGAAAAAATACACTTTTCCTGATTTTTGTGATAGGGCTTCCTGTTTTTATTCTTTCCAGTCTTATTATTGTTTCAAATGCTCTGAAAAGAGAAATAAACGGTTTTGTTAAAGACAGTGAAATAATTGTCAAAGTAAAATCTGCTGCAGAGAGCTCTGTTTTGAATTACAAGGGCGTGACTATCACAACCGGCAGTACCGGCGGGTTTTTTGACGGAAATTTTATGGATGATGTTTCCGGTATGGAGAATTTCTCTGTAAACAATATTATCTCAAAAAATATCACATTCAGAGGAAGAGAAATCAATATTAGCGGGATGAATATTTATCCTGATGGAAAAAAGAATATATCCGAAAATGGTATCATCATGGGCAGCCGGATTGCTGAGGAATTAGATATAAAAGAAAAAGATAGAATAGATATAAAAGGTTTAAGATTGCAGGTGGAATCAATCCTGAAAGACAACCCCGCCTATGCAGGCAGTATGATAGCACCATTAAAAACTGCACAAAATATACTGAACATGGATAGTATGGTTAGTGAAATCAACATTTATGTTCCGTATAAAATCTATCTGAATAAAAAGCTGGATTCATTTCTGGCAGCTCTCAAAAAGCAACTCCCTTCAGGTTTGGAAGCATATTATGTGAAAGATGCAAAGTTGCAGAGGTTGAATTTTCTGGATTCCATGAGAGGTTTTTATGCAATGTTTATAATGACAATATTTGTTTCTGTGGTTTTCATAGTTTTTAATTATCTGTTGAATAATATCAAAAATCAAAAGATTGAAGCAGGAGTAATGAGTGCTGTCGGTTTCAGAATGAAAAATATAATCGGCATTGTTTCTGCCGAAAATCTTATGGTTGCGGTTGCAGCTATATTTGCTGGATTTTTGCTGTCTGTTTTGAGTTCATTTATTATTACCGAGTATTTTATAGAGGTGGATTTTACAATGCCGGTATCCGCTTTTTACATCTGGGGTGTAATGATAGCGGTGGTTGCATCGGCTGTTTTAGCTCAGACGAAAAACTGGATTAAAACAGATCCGGTTAAATTAATAAAAAATATTTAA
- a CDS encoding 4Fe-4S binding protein, which yields MNFRHLITCFLILVPITVFACGGEDTFLNDSGKILNKKIRNSLNYTDVNFMPEDAFGILLKALQNSRFKGEEFVFRKAEYVHGKLVYQFESKKYFEDVNVKYHFGPVNQNNHKIRIDVDAMTGNVYLASGCGGAPSQKVYTPTRFEKYIDFGNIYKKPFIQNNTGFISFPLNKQINIDGRLNEKAWENAMTQYFYTGKGKNRFYTEVKSYYDNTSLYFGVKTDSPYWLSLLFKEDPNMGMMWEYKDAFLMKSDGSVTDAHFAQKKDESYYLKRDTKSRIEDYSASQNGLYTYEFKIRLNPDDNDEDVSFAKNNDYSAVLMMGNTKEHYGLFTLDDAHKDHEHSKANKNHVNVQASSEEIFRIGGLPDKNLFGENIAVNANMLKSSFLSSYNPAKRYTQLSYTDTAKKFSAGITSFFIILTGSFIFLLFKKEKTGRSFFYEKILRSRYFHLIFTLPTVLIFLLIGFTGFFGEQLPRENLATVITWIIWWNLLVFSIILAGRLWCRICPFALFGDMIQKLHCFNKKPPKIFRNYYLQITLFVILTYIFVRFGIDKSPFYTAVLLIVFTVTAGLFSMIYKRRTFCRYVCPIGGALGIYSVISPVQIERESDSTCSSHNQKSCIPACRTFENPVKMQNSVYCDYCMKCFTACEKNNLQLSKKRFGVGSALKTTLSSSETVGSYLLFGVVLVQTLSMTSVKTTFEKFISSIIGSQWAFETFFFLTVLTPLLSALLIFGTISLFSRNTKSKKEILSKLSGESAIALIPLSLGLHLSHNFSHLVEEIGLVVPGIITGLQKLGALSSLYADFNVTPAISSAASVFSLQSVFMAGFTSVSIYVLKKRNLVNKSGRIFIAACFILLSILLVYVLSLPMAGGHVH from the coding sequence ATGAATTTTAGACACTTAATAACATGTTTTCTTATCCTTGTTCCAATCACTGTTTTTGCTTGCGGCGGCGAAGATACGTTTTTGAATGACAGCGGAAAGATTTTAAACAAAAAAATCAGAAATTCATTAAACTATACCGATGTAAATTTTATGCCGGAAGATGCTTTCGGTATTTTGTTAAAAGCACTACAAAATTCACGATTTAAAGGTGAAGAGTTTGTCTTCAGAAAAGCCGAATACGTACATGGCAAGCTTGTCTATCAATTCGAAAGCAAAAAATATTTTGAAGATGTAAATGTAAAATACCATTTCGGCCCTGTTAACCAAAACAATCATAAGATACGAATCGATGTGGATGCAATGACAGGTAATGTTTATCTTGCTTCCGGATGCGGTGGTGCTCCATCTCAAAAAGTCTATACACCCACCCGATTTGAGAAATATATAGATTTCGGGAATATCTACAAAAAACCTTTCATCCAGAATAATACCGGCTTTATTTCATTTCCACTGAATAAACAGATAAATATCGATGGCCGTCTCAACGAAAAAGCATGGGAAAACGCCATGACACAATACTTTTATACAGGCAAAGGAAAAAATAGATTTTATACCGAGGTAAAATCATATTATGATAACACTTCCCTCTACTTCGGTGTTAAAACGGATTCACCCTACTGGCTTTCTCTCCTTTTCAAGGAAGACCCCAATATGGGGATGATGTGGGAATACAAAGATGCTTTTCTCATGAAATCCGACGGTTCTGTCACGGACGCTCATTTTGCTCAGAAAAAGGATGAATCATATTATTTAAAAAGAGACACCAAAAGCAGAATTGAGGATTATTCAGCATCACAAAACGGTTTGTATACCTATGAGTTCAAAATCAGGCTGAATCCTGATGACAACGATGAAGATGTCTCTTTTGCAAAAAACAATGATTATTCTGCGGTACTTATGATGGGCAATACCAAAGAACACTACGGACTATTCACCCTTGATGATGCTCATAAAGACCATGAACATTCCAAGGCAAATAAAAACCACGTAAATGTTCAGGCTTCTTCAGAGGAAATTTTCAGGATAGGGGGGCTTCCGGATAAAAATCTCTTCGGTGAGAATATTGCTGTCAATGCAAATATGCTCAAATCAAGTTTTTTATCAAGCTATAACCCTGCCAAGCGTTACACACAGCTTTCCTACACAGATACTGCCAAAAAATTCTCAGCCGGCATTACCTCATTTTTTATCATATTAACAGGATCCTTTATTTTTTTACTCTTTAAAAAAGAGAAAACCGGCAGATCTTTCTTTTACGAGAAAATTTTAAGAAGCAGATACTTTCATCTTATTTTTACTCTTCCTACTGTTCTGATTTTTCTGCTGATAGGGTTTACGGGATTTTTCGGTGAACAGCTGCCCAGAGAAAATCTGGCAACTGTAATCACATGGATCATATGGTGGAATCTTCTTGTTTTCAGCATTATTTTGGCAGGGCGCCTTTGGTGCAGAATCTGTCCGTTTGCACTTTTCGGAGACATGATTCAAAAACTGCACTGTTTTAACAAAAAACCGCCCAAAATTTTCAGAAATTATTATCTGCAAATTACGCTTTTTGTTATATTAACTTATATATTTGTCAGATTTGGTATAGACAAGAGTCCTTTTTATACGGCAGTTCTGCTTATTGTTTTTACAGTCACTGCCGGCCTGTTTTCTATGATTTATAAAAGACGGACATTCTGCAGATACGTATGTCCCATAGGCGGAGCCCTTGGAATTTATTCTGTTATAAGCCCGGTACAGATAGAAAGAGAATCCGACAGTACATGCAGTTCTCATAATCAAAAATCCTGTATACCTGCATGCCGGACGTTTGAAAATCCCGTTAAAATGCAAAACAGTGTCTATTGCGATTACTGCATGAAATGTTTTACTGCCTGTGAGAAAAACAATCTGCAGCTTTCCAAAAAAAGGTTTGGAGTGGGAAGCGCCTTAAAAACAACTCTTTCTTCCTCGGAAACGGTCGGTTCCTACCTTCTTTTCGGAGTGGTACTCGTGCAGACACTTTCCATGACCTCTGTAAAAACGACTTTTGAAAAATTCATATCATCCATTATCGGAAGCCAATGGGCTTTTGAAACGTTCTTCTTTCTCACCGTTTTAACACCGTTGCTGTCGGCATTGTTGATTTTCGGTACAATCAGTCTGTTTTCACGTAACACAAAAAGTAAAAAAGAAATTCTCTCTAAATTATCGGGAGAATCTGCAATAGCACTTATCCCCCTCAGTCTGGGATTGCATTTATCCCATAATTTCTCGCATCTTGTAGAAGAGATAGGACTGGTTGTCCCCGGCATCATAACAGGTCTGCAGAAATTGGGCGCTCTAAGCAGTTTATATGCTGATTTTAATGTTACTCCGGCAATTTCAAGTGCAGCGTCTGTTTTCTCTCTTCAGAGTGTTTTTATGGCAGGATTTACTTCCGTTTCAATTTATGTACTGAAAAAACGGAATCTGGTTAACAAGTCCGGCAGAATATTCATTGCAGCCTGTTTCATATTGCTTAGTATACTTCTTGTGTATGTTTTAAGCTTGCCCATGGCCGGGGGGCATGTACATTAG
- a CDS encoding molybdopterin-dependent oxidoreductase translates to MLLKVKGEKLEPKHGFLVRLFYPVRYDYKSAKWIKK, encoded by the coding sequence ATGCTTTTAAAAGTAAAGGGTGAAAAGTTGGAGCCAAAGCACGGGTTCCTTGTAAGACTTTTTTATCCGGTCAGGTATGATTATAAAAGTGCAAAGTGGATAAAAAAATAG
- a CDS encoding heme lyase CcmF/NrfE family subunit: protein MEVIGQLSILLAFGFSIYATIIYTAGINRRNSALILSGRGAAFSVAFLVVLSSVLLWYGFLDGAYNIKYVYGYSSDDLPLIYKLTAFWAGNKGSLLLWELLLAIYTAIIALKLRKIYNKYIANATVVLLIINIFFLGLLAFIANPFETYNFMPPDGSGLNPMLQNPGMVFHPLTLYLGYVGISVPFAFAISALITKKTDDWWIRNTRKWAVWAWVFLSLGNILGGIWAYVELGWGGYWAWDPVENSSFIPWLILTAYIHSVIIQERKNMLKIWNVSLIIFAFLATLFGTFLTRSGVFASVHSFSDSPLGFYFLMFMFLVLVVSLGLMFSRMGQLTSGKEFESYISKESSFLFNNLFLVGGAFAVFLGTVFPIISEALRGVKVSVSVPWYNQIMAPILLGVVLLMGICPLIAWHKSSKRNFKVNFLVPVVLSLIFFGVIFYLLNGENLYAAIGFTICFFALFTTVQEFVKGMFARSKITGEMLLKSLALMVMKNRRRYGGYIVHIGIILITFGIIGSQVFNQEMKTRLAVGQKAEIGGYEVLYKGLEKTEIQNGTAIYANLAVFKNNKFITTARPEKVFYSNSERPFSEVSIHSTLKEDLYIVLQNWLDGGRAADFMFKINPLVIWMWIGSFILTFGGLLALWPGKGSQLNPKMYEEVSS from the coding sequence ATGGAAGTTATCGGACAGTTAAGCATTTTACTCGCTTTCGGTTTTTCCATATATGCCACAATTATTTATACTGCCGGTATAAACAGAAGAAATTCAGCCCTCATACTCAGCGGCAGGGGGGCTGCATTCTCTGTGGCTTTTCTGGTGGTTCTTTCTTCCGTTTTGCTGTGGTACGGATTTCTGGACGGTGCTTATAACATAAAATATGTGTACGGATATTCCAGCGATGATCTGCCGCTTATTTACAAACTTACAGCATTCTGGGCAGGTAACAAAGGCTCTCTTCTTTTATGGGAGCTTCTTTTAGCGATTTACACGGCCATAATAGCTTTAAAACTCAGAAAAATTTACAATAAATATATTGCGAATGCCACAGTGGTACTTCTTATTATAAATATTTTTTTCCTGGGTCTTCTGGCGTTTATAGCCAATCCATTTGAAACTTACAATTTTATGCCTCCTGACGGTTCCGGCCTTAACCCGATGCTCCAGAACCCCGGCATGGTTTTTCATCCGCTTACCCTTTATCTCGGATATGTGGGGATAAGTGTGCCTTTTGCTTTTGCAATTTCAGCACTTATTACAAAAAAAACGGATGACTGGTGGATTAGAAACACAAGGAAATGGGCTGTTTGGGCATGGGTTTTCCTGAGCCTGGGTAATATTCTCGGCGGGATATGGGCCTATGTGGAGCTCGGCTGGGGCGGATACTGGGCATGGGATCCGGTTGAAAATTCTTCGTTTATCCCGTGGCTTATTCTGACAGCTTATATTCATTCCGTCATTATTCAGGAGAGAAAGAACATGCTGAAAATATGGAATGTGTCACTGATTATTTTTGCTTTCCTGGCAACGCTGTTCGGCACATTTTTAACCCGCAGCGGAGTTTTTGCGTCCGTTCATTCTTTTTCTGACTCCCCTCTCGGCTTTTATTTTCTCATGTTCATGTTCCTTGTTCTGGTTGTTTCACTGGGACTTATGTTTAGCCGTATGGGGCAGCTTACATCCGGTAAGGAGTTTGAATCTTATATTTCCAAAGAAAGCAGTTTCCTTTTTAACAATTTGTTTCTTGTTGGCGGGGCTTTTGCAGTATTTCTCGGAACCGTTTTTCCCATCATTTCCGAAGCACTAAGGGGGGTCAAAGTCTCAGTAAGTGTTCCGTGGTACAATCAGATTATGGCGCCCATCCTGCTTGGAGTGGTTCTTTTAATGGGTATATGTCCTTTAATTGCTTGGCATAAATCATCAAAAAGGAATTTCAAGGTTAATTTTCTGGTCCCGGTGGTGCTGTCTCTGATTTTTTTCGGCGTAATTTTTTATCTGCTGAATGGAGAAAACCTTTATGCTGCAATCGGTTTTACAATATGCTTTTTTGCATTATTCACAACTGTTCAGGAGTTTGTAAAGGGGATGTTTGCCCGTAGTAAAATAACCGGTGAGATGCTCTTAAAATCGTTAGCCCTTATGGTTATGAAAAACAGACGCCGTTACGGCGGTTATATAGTTCATATAGGCATTATTTTAATTACTTTTGGTATAATCGGTTCCCAGGTGTTCAATCAGGAAATGAAAACACGCCTTGCTGTTGGACAGAAAGCTGAAATAGGTGGTTATGAAGTTTTGTACAAAGGGCTGGAAAAGACAGAAATACAAAACGGCACAGCAATCTATGCAAATCTTGCCGTATTTAAAAATAATAAATTTATCACAACTGCCAGGCCGGAGAAAGTTTTCTATTCCAACAGCGAAAGGCCCTTTTCGGAAGTTTCCATACATTCCACATTAAAAGAGGATTTGTATATTGTTCTTCAAAACTGGCTTGATGGCGGCAGAGCAGCGGATTTTATGTTTAAGATTAATCCTCTGGTTATATGGATGTGGATTGGCAGTTTTATCCTTACTTTCGGTGGTTTGCTTGCTTTGTGGCCGGGAAAGGGAAGTCAGCTTAACCCCAAAATGTACGAAGAGGTTTCATCATGA